In Massilia sp. METH4, the genomic window AGGAAATCGTGATGAGCGCCGAAACAAGGAGCAGCAAGCGATTAATGATCATGGCGGTGTCAGAAATCTCGACAATCGTCGAAATGAAGTCCGTGAGACCAAATGGGGTGAACGAGGAATTACGCCGCCTGGTCTCTAACAACCTTAATTAAGCAGGAAGGTTTACTATGAATGAACGTCCGATTCCACCCGCTGCACTAAGGGATGAAAATTCTGTGGAAATGCTGCGTGTGTGGATTGCAGAGCGCAAACTACATTGTTCAATGAAAGTTGGGATGTATCAGGATGGAATGGGTATCCCCGAGACAGAGGCTTGGGGAACAATCTTGGCCGATGTCGCGCGGCATTTGGCGAACGCGCTTAATGAGAAATATGGTGCGAGCACGGAAGAGTCTATCCAGAAGATCAAGGACAGCCTGCTAGACGAGTTGGCGAAACCAACTTCGAAGAGTGATGGCGGTTTTGCCTGAGGCAAGTTCGGTATTTCTTCAATGAGATGAGTTGATTGCGTCTCAAGAATGAGACGGGGCGTGACATTGGCAGGCTGTCGTTGAAGGCGTAGGGAGCTGTCAGAAGATGGCTCTTGAGTCTCAGCAATGAATACTCTGGCGTAGCCGTATGAATGATTTTCCCCGTTCTCTCTCGACTACTAATGTCAAGCACTAATACTACTAACTATAAATT contains:
- a CDS encoding DUF5076 domain-containing protein, with the translated sequence MNERPIPPAALRDENSVEMLRVWIAERKLHCSMKVGMYQDGMGIPETEAWGTILADVARHLANALNEKYGASTEESIQKIKDSLLDELAKPTSKSDGGFA